In Choloepus didactylus isolate mChoDid1 chromosome 6, mChoDid1.pri, whole genome shotgun sequence, one DNA window encodes the following:
- the LOC119537610 gene encoding olfactory receptor 6 — MWKVNITNISEFILVGFPAAPWLQFLLFFLFLITYLFVLLENLVIIFTIWVTASLHKPMYYFLGTMSFLEAWYISVTVPKMLAGLLLHPNVISFLGCMTQLYFFMSLACTECVLLAAMAYDRYVAICWPLRYPVMMNTRFCVQLTIGSWVSGFTISMAKVYFISQVAFCGSNILNHFFCDVSPILKLACLDFSVAEMVDFLLAIVILVFPLSATVLSYVFIVSTILHIPSSSGQRKAFSTCASHITVVVIFYTAVIFMYVRPRAIASLNSNKLISAIYSVFTPMLNPIIYCLRNKEVKHAIRKTMASGRALFLRDSLC; from the coding sequence ATGTGGAAAGTAAACATCACCAATATTAGTGAGTTCATCCTGGTGGGCTTCCCAGCTGCCCCTTGGCTGCAGtttctgctcttctttctcttcctcatcaCCTACTTATTTGTGCTGTTGGAGAATCTGGTCATCATCTTTACCATATGGGTCACTGCTTCCCTGCATAAGCCCATGTATTATTTTCTGGGCACCATGTCCTTTCTGGAGGCCTGGTATATATCTGTCACAGTACCCAAGATGCTTGCTGGATTACTCCTTCATCCCAATGTCATCTCCTTCCTGGGCTGCATGACCCAGCTCTATTTCTTCATGTCACTTGCCTGTACTGAGTGCGTGCTTTTGGCTGCCATGGCCTATGACCGTTACGTGGCCATATGCTGGCCTCTTCGCTATCCAGTCATGATGAACACAAGGTTTTGTGTTCAGCTGACCATCGGTTCCTGGGTGAGTGGCTTCACCATCTCCATGGCAAAGGTATACTTCATCTCCCAAGTTGCCTTCTGTGGTAGCAATATCTTGAACCATTTTTTCTGTGATGTGTCCCCCATCCTCAAACTGGCCTGCTTGGACTTCTCTGTGGCTGAGATGGTAGACTTTCTGCTGGCTATTGTCATCCTTGTGTTTCCTCTTTCAGCCACTGTTCTCTCCTATGTCTTCAttgtctctaccatcctccacaTACCTTCATCCAGTGGACAGCGgaaggccttctccacctgtgcctCTCATATTACCGTGGTGGTCATCTTCTACACGGCTGTGATCTTCATGTACGTCCGACCTCGGGCCATTGCCTCACTGAACTCCAACAAATTGATTTCAGCCATCTATTCAGTCTTTACCCCCATGCTCAATCCTATCATCTACTGCCTGAGGAACAAGGAGGTCAAGCATGCCATCAGAAAGACCATGGCAAGTGGCCGAGCCCTTTTCTTGAGAGATTCTCTTTGCTAA